The Geobacillus genomosp. 3 genome segment CGACCCGCACGAAAGGTGTAACGACTTGGGCACTGTCTCAACGAGAGACCCGGTGAAATTATATTACCTGTGAAGATGCAGGTTACCCGCGACAGGACGGAAAGACCCCGTGGAGCTTTACTGCAGCCTGATATGGAATTTTGGTATCGCTTGTACAGGATAGGTGGGAGCCAGAGAAGCCGGAGCGCCAGCTTCGGTGGAGGCGGCGGTGGGATACCACCCTGGCGGTATTGAAATTCTAACCCGCACCCCTTATCGGGGTGGGAGACAGTGTCAGGTGGGCAGTTTGACTGGGGCGGTCGCCTCCCAAAAGGTAACGGAGGCGCCCAAAGGTTCCCTCAGAATGGTTGGAAATCATTCGGAGAGTGCAAAGGCACAAGGGAGCTTGACTGCGAGACGGACAGGTCGAGCAGGGACGAAAGTCGGGCTTAGTGATCCGGTGGTTCCGCATGGAAGGGCCATCGCTCAACGGATAAAAGCTACCCCGGGGATAACAGGCTGATCTCCCCCAAGAGTCCACATCGACGGGGAGGTTTGGCACCTCGATGTCGGCTCATCGCATCCTGGGGCTGTAGTCGGTCCCAAGGGTTGGGCTGTTCGCCCATTAAAGCGGTACGCGAGCTGGGTTCAGAACGTCGTGAGACAGTTCGGTCCCTATCCGTCGTGGGCGCAGGAAATTTGCGAGGAGCTGTCCTTAGTACGAGAGGACCGGGATGGACGCACCGCTGGTGTACCAGTTGTCCCGCCAGGGGCACCGCTGGGTAGCTATGTGCGGACGGGATAAGCGCTGAAAGCATCTAAGCGTGAAGCCCCCCTCAAGATGAGATTTCCCATCGCGTGAAGCGAGTAAGATCCCTCGAAGATGACGAGGTCGATAGGTCCGAGGTGGAAGCGTGGCGACACGTGCAGCTGACGGATACTAATCGATCGAGGGCTTAACCTAACAAGAAAAGTGGAAGCGCCGCGGCTTCTTCCCAAAACGGTTATCTAGTTTTGAAGGAATGAATTTCCTTCTTGACATCGTTTGTTTTTTAAGTATAATAAATGATGTCAAAACTGAATCGCTTGCCTAGTGGTGATAGCGGAGGGGAAACACCCGTTCCCATCCCGAACACGGAAGTTAAGCCCTCCAGCGCCGATGGTAGTTGGGGCCAGCGCCCCTGCAAGAGTAGGTCGCTGCTAGGCAGGCAAAAATGAGGGAGCTGTTTGGTTCTCTCATTTTTTTGCCTATTTCGAATGAGTCATTTTTAATGACGCCATTTTAAATCCTCTCCCCCAAAATGTAAAGCGTGATCATCGTTTCCTAGACCCCCTTTTTCATAAAACGATAGGAAACGGAAACTCGCGAAAGGGTGTCCTGCACGGCATGGGACACCCTCTTTTTTTTATTATGCAGCGGTTGGCGGTTACTCGCCTTTTTTGATGACTATTTTCTTTTTTGGCTCTTCGGGAATGAGTCGGTGTAAGTGGATGAAGAGCAGGCCGTTATGGTATGTCGCCTCGATGCGGTCTTCTTTTACCGGGAACGGCAATGGGACGGTTTTTTCAAACCGGCCTTGGAAAATGCCTTCCTCCACTAAATCAAACCCTTTAAAGTTGAGATTGATCGTCGCCTTCACTTCCAGCGTCTTGTGTAATACATACACTTCCGCATCCTCGATTTTTTCCAGTCCGGGAAGGCTGATGACAATGAGTAATTCGTGGTTTTTTTTGTAAATGTTCATGCCTGATGATGGTTTGTTTGATGACGACAGCAGCGGCTGAATGCTTCCCCAAAAATCGTTTTGGAAAAATTGCTGCCAATGCTTTGTCCAATCGGAAAACGGTGTGAACGGGTTTTCATTAGCCATGGCGTTTCCCTCCTCCGCTCCTTCATCATATGCTTTCCCATTCATTTGGTGATTCGAAAAACACGAACATTTCCTTTCCTATAATATCAAATGTTCGATTTTACCTTGACATGATGCTAAAAAACCTGCTAATATAAAAGTAACTTCATTGTGTACAAAAGTATCCCTCATATAATTTTGGGAATATGGCCCAAAAGTCTCTACCCAATCACCGTAAATGATTGGACTATGAGGGGAAGGATCGGTTTTGGCTTTTTGCACATCGGTGGATGTAAGAGCCCGGAACGATGCTTTCCCTCGCTTACAAGAGGGAATGTATGTTCCGGGTTTTGTTATGTTTATTAAAGTTAAGGAGTGGAACGCATGGGCCCTCTAGTTGGAGTGATCATGGGAAGCCATTCGGACTGGGAAACGATGAAACACGCCTGTGCTATTCTTGAAGAATTAGGCGTCTCATTTGAGAAAAAAGTCGTATCGGCGCATCGGACGCCGGATGAAATGTTTCGCTATGCGGAAACGGCAGAAGAGCGGGGGATAAAAGTGATCATTGCCGGAGCCGGTGGGGCGGCTCATTTGCCGGGAATGATTGCGGCAAAAACGACGTTGCCGGTCATCGGCGTGCCAGTGCAGTCGAAAGCGTTGAACGGGTTGGATTCGTTATTGTCGATCGTGCAAATGCCGGGCGGGGTGCCGGTGGCGACGGTGGCGATCGGCAAGGCGGGGGCGACGAACGCAGGGCTGCTTGCAGTGTCGATCGTTGGACTGTTTGAGCCGCGCTATATGGAGGCGCTCAAAGCGCGGCGGGAGGCGATTCGAAAACAAGTAGTAGAAAGCAGTGATCAGCTTGACTAAGCGAAGGATTGTTCCGGGACAGACGATCGGTATTATCGGCGGGGGACAGCTTGGGCGGATGATGGCTTTGGCGGCGCGTGAGATGGGGTTTCGCATCGCTGTGCTTGATCCGACGCCTGATTCCCCGTGCGGGCAAGTGGCGGATGTCGAAATTACGGCAGCGTACGATGATCTGAATGCTATTGCGAAACTGGCGCAGGTGAGCGATGTGATTACGTACGAATTTGAAAACATTGATGCGCGGGCGCTTGCGTGGTTGGAGGCCAACGCCTATGTCCCGCAAGGAAGCCGGCTGTTGGCGGTGACGCAAGACCGGGCGCTCGAGAAGGCGGCGATTGTCGAAGCTGGGTTGCCGGTGGCGCCGTATAGGGAAGTGGACGGATGGGATGAGTTGGAGCAAGCCGTTGCCATGATCGGCTTTCCGTGCGTATTGAAAACGCGGCGCGGCGGCTACGATGGAAAAGGGCAATATGTGCTGCGCAGCCGAGAGGATGTGGAAAAGGCGGCCGCATTGCTTCGAATTGGCCCATGTCTTTTGGAAGGCTGGGTGCCGTTTGTAAAAGAAATATCGGTGATTGTGGCGAGAAATGTAGACGGGGAGACGGCTGTTTTTCCGGTGGCGGAAAATATTCATGTCGAAAACATTTTGCATCAAACGATCGTTCCAGCTCGCATTCCGAAAGATATCCAACAGCGGGCGGTCTGTTATGCCGAGACGTTGGCAGCGTCGTTTTCGCTTGTCGGGACGCTGGCGGTCGAAATGTTTTTGACAGCGAACGGGGATATTTATATTAATGAGTTGGCCCCTAGACCGCACAACTCGGGTCATTATACAATCAATGCATGTGCGACGTCGCAGTTCGCCCAGCACATCCGTGCGGTCTGCAACTGGCCGCTCGGCTCGACGGAGTTGTTGAAGCCGGCCGTGATGGTGAATCTTTTAGGGGAGCACGTCGAGCCGGCCATCGGACAGATCGAGTCGCTTGGCGGCGCGGCCTACCTTCATTTATACGGCAAGCATGAGGCGAAGCCAAAGCGGAAAATGGGCCATGTGACCGTACTGGCAGACGATGTGGAGGAAGCGCTGGCGCGAATCGAGTCGTGGCAAATTTGGCAAGATCGGAGGCTGGAACGAAGATGATTGAACGCTACACGAGACCGGAAATGGGAGCGATTTGGACGGAGGAAAACCGCTTTAAGGCGTGGCTTGAGGTGGAGCTGCTTGCCTGCGAAGCGTGGGCCGAACTTGGCGTCATTCCGAAAGAGGACGTCCGTCGCCTACGGGAAAACGCGTCATTTGACATCCGCCGCATTAAGGAAATCGAGGAAGAAACACGTCATGACGTCGTGGCGTTTACGCGTGCAGTTTCGGAGACGCTCGGCGAGGAACGGAAATGGGTGCACTACGGGCTGACGTCAACCGATGTTGTTGACACAGCGCTCGGCTATTTGTTAAAACAGGCGAACGCGATTTTGCGGCGCGATTTGGAAAACTTCATTCAAATATTGAAAGAGAAAGCGCGCGAACATAAATATACGGTCATGATGGGGCGCACGCACGGCGTCCATGCCGAACCGACGACGTTCGGGCTCAAGCTGGCGCTTTGGTACGCGGAAATGGAGCGGAATTTGGCGCGGTTTAACCAAGCGGCGGAGATGGTTGAAGTCGGGAAAATTTCCGGTGCGGTTGGCACATATGCGAACATCGATCCGTTTGTCGAACAGTATGTGTGCGAGAAGCTCGGGCTGACGCCGGCGCCGATCTCAACACAAACGCTTCAGCGCGACCGCCACGCCTACTATATGGCAACATTGGCGCTCATTGCGACGTCGATTGAGAAGTTCGCCGTGGAAATTCGCGGTCTGCAAAAAAGTGAGGTTCGTGAGGTCGAAGAGTTTTTCGCGAAAGGGCAAAAAGGCTCATCGGCGATGCCGCATAAACGCAACCCGATCGGCTCGGAAAATATGACCGGGATGGCGCGTGTCATCCGCGGCTATATGGTGACGGCGTACGAAAATGTGCCGCTTTGGCATGAGCGCGACATTTCCCATTCCTCGGCGGAACGCATCATTTTGCCAGATGCGACGATCGCCTTGAACTATATGTTGAACCGGTTTGCCAACATCGTGAAACACTTGCTTGTCTATCCGGAGAACATGAAGAAAAATATGGAGCGCACGTTCGGCCTTATTTATTCGCAACGCGTGTTGCTGGCGCTCATTGACAAAGGGATGACGCGCGAGGAGGCGTACGATTTGGTGCAGCCGAAAGCGATGGAAGCATGGGAGCGACAAGTGCCGTTCCGCCCGTTGCTTGAGGCGGACGAACGGATTACAAACCGGCTCACTAGCGAAGAGCTTGATAACTGTTTTGACTATCGTCATCATTTGAAGCATGTCGATACGATTTTTGCCCGCTTAGGATTGGATTGAGCAGAAAACGGCTGGCTTTGGCCAGCTGATTATGCGGAAAATTTTTAATCTTCTGGATAATGGAGGCGTGCACGATGCCGACAAAACAACAGTTGCTGTATGAAGGAAAAGCGAAAAAAATTTATGCGACCGATGAGTCCGGCGTGCTTTGGGTCGAGTACAAAGACAGCGCGACCGCGTTTAATGGCGAAAAAAAGGCGACGATCGCCGGCAAAGGGCGGCTCAATAACGAGATTTCCAGCTTATTGTTTTTGAAATTGCGCGAAGCGGGAATCGCCAATCATTTTATTGAAAAGCTATCACCGACTGAGCAGCTCGTCCAACAGGTGACGATCATCCCGCTTGAGGTGGTCGTACGCAATGTTGTCGCGGGCAGCTTAGCGAAGCGCATCGGCTTGGCGGAAGGAACGCCGCTTGAAACGCCGCTTGTCGAGTTTTACTACAAAAACGATGATCTTGGCGATCCGCTGCTGCTTGAAGACCATATTGCAATTTTGAAACTCGCTAACCGCGAGGAGATCGATCAGTTGAAACGAAAAGCGCTCAAGGTGAACGAAGTGTTAGGCGGCCATTTTGCGGAACGAAATGTAAGATTAATTGATTTTAAGCTTGAATTTGGCCGCACAGCAGACGGGGAGATCGTTTTAGCCGACGAGGTTTCCCCTGATACGTGCCGGCTGTGGGACGCTGACACGAATGAGAAGTTCGATAAAGATGTGTTCCGCCGTGACCTTGGCAGCTTGACAGAGGCGTATGAAGTCATTTTACAACGGTTAGGGGGAGAATCGGCATGTATAAAGTAAAAGTGTATGTGACGTTGCGTGAAAGTGTGTTGGATCCGCAAGGGACCGCGGTGAAAGGGGCGCTTCACAGCTTGTCGTATACGGAAGTGAAAGACGTGCGGATCGGCAAATTTATGGAACTGATGATCGAAAAAAGCGACCGCGACCTTGATGAGATGGTCCGTGAAATGTGTGAGAAATTGCTGTCCAACCCGGTCATTGAAGATTACCGCTACGAAATTGAGGAGGCCGTCGCCCGATGAAGTTTGCCGTCATTGTGTTTCCGGGATCGAATTGCGACGTCGATATGTACCATGCGATCGCCGATGAGCTTGGCGAGGAAGTCGAATATGTCTGGCATGATGAGGACAACTTAGACCGGTTTGACGCCATTTTGCTTCCGGGCGGCTTTTCGTACGGCGATTACTTGCGTTCGGGAGCGATCGCCCGCTTTTCGAAGGTGATGACCGCCGTCAAGCAAGCGGCTGACGCCGGAAAACCGGTGCTTGGCGTGTGCAACGGGTTTCAAATTTTGCTTGAAGCCGGCTTGCTTCCTGGGGCGATGCGCCGCAATCAAGAGTTGAAGTTCATCTGCCGGCCGGTGCAGCTTGTTGTGGAAAACAACGGAACGATGTTTACGTCTGCCTACGACAAAGGGGAAGTCATTACGATTCCCATCGCCCATGGCGAAGGAAATTATTATTGCGATGAACAGACGCTGAAGCGCTTAGTGGAAAACAAGCAAATCGTGTTCCGCTACCACGGCGAAAACCCGAACGGCAGTTTAATGGATATTGCGGGCATCGTCAATGAGCGGGGCAATGTGCTTGGCATGATGCCGCATCCGGAGCGGGCGGTCGACGCCTTGCTCGGCAGCGCGGACGGACTGAAACTATTCCGATCGATCGTCAACTATTGGAGGGAGACGCATGTCGTTACTGCTTGAGCCGAGTGCGGCGATGATTAAAGAACAAAAACTGTACCGCGAGATGGGATTGACGGATGACGAATTTGCGCGCATTGAAGCGATTTTAGGACGGCTGCCGAACTACACGGAAACCGGCATTTTTTCGGTGATGTGGTCGGAGCATTGCAGCTATAAAAATTCCAAGCCGGTGCTCAAAAAATTCCCAACTGACGGCCCGCACGTGCTGCAGGGACCGGGGGAAGGCGCTGGAATCGTCGATATTGGCGACGGATTGGCG includes the following:
- the purE gene encoding 5-(carboxyamino)imidazole ribonucleotide mutase — protein: MGPLVGVIMGSHSDWETMKHACAILEELGVSFEKKVVSAHRTPDEMFRYAETAEERGIKVIIAGAGGAAHLPGMIAAKTTLPVIGVPVQSKALNGLDSLLSIVQMPGGVPVATVAIGKAGATNAGLLAVSIVGLFEPRYMEALKARREAIRKQVVESSDQLD
- the purB gene encoding adenylosuccinate lyase, encoding MIERYTRPEMGAIWTEENRFKAWLEVELLACEAWAELGVIPKEDVRRLRENASFDIRRIKEIEEETRHDVVAFTRAVSETLGEERKWVHYGLTSTDVVDTALGYLLKQANAILRRDLENFIQILKEKAREHKYTVMMGRTHGVHAEPTTFGLKLALWYAEMERNLARFNQAAEMVEVGKISGAVGTYANIDPFVEQYVCEKLGLTPAPISTQTLQRDRHAYYMATLALIATSIEKFAVEIRGLQKSEVREVEEFFAKGQKGSSAMPHKRNPIGSENMTGMARVIRGYMVTAYENVPLWHERDISHSSAERIILPDATIALNYMLNRFANIVKHLLVYPENMKKNMERTFGLIYSQRVLLALIDKGMTREEAYDLVQPKAMEAWERQVPFRPLLEADERITNRLTSEELDNCFDYRHHLKHVDTIFARLGLD
- the purS gene encoding phosphoribosylformylglycinamidine synthase subunit PurS, which translates into the protein MYKVKVYVTLRESVLDPQGTAVKGALHSLSYTEVKDVRIGKFMELMIEKSDRDLDEMVREMCEKLLSNPVIEDYRYEIEEAVAR
- the purK gene encoding 5-(carboxyamino)imidazole ribonucleotide synthase; translated protein: MTKRRIVPGQTIGIIGGGQLGRMMALAAREMGFRIAVLDPTPDSPCGQVADVEITAAYDDLNAIAKLAQVSDVITYEFENIDARALAWLEANAYVPQGSRLLAVTQDRALEKAAIVEAGLPVAPYREVDGWDELEQAVAMIGFPCVLKTRRGGYDGKGQYVLRSREDVEKAAALLRIGPCLLEGWVPFVKEISVIVARNVDGETAVFPVAENIHVENILHQTIVPARIPKDIQQRAVCYAETLAASFSLVGTLAVEMFLTANGDIYINELAPRPHNSGHYTINACATSQFAQHIRAVCNWPLGSTELLKPAVMVNLLGEHVEPAIGQIESLGGAAYLHLYGKHEAKPKRKMGHVTVLADDVEEALARIESWQIWQDRRLERR
- the purC gene encoding phosphoribosylaminoimidazolesuccinocarboxamide synthase — translated: MPTKQQLLYEGKAKKIYATDESGVLWVEYKDSATAFNGEKKATIAGKGRLNNEISSLLFLKLREAGIANHFIEKLSPTEQLVQQVTIIPLEVVVRNVVAGSLAKRIGLAEGTPLETPLVEFYYKNDDLGDPLLLEDHIAILKLANREEIDQLKRKALKVNEVLGGHFAERNVRLIDFKLEFGRTADGEIVLADEVSPDTCRLWDADTNEKFDKDVFRRDLGSLTEAYEVILQRLGGESACIK
- the purQ gene encoding phosphoribosylformylglycinamidine synthase subunit PurQ, producing MKFAVIVFPGSNCDVDMYHAIADELGEEVEYVWHDEDNLDRFDAILLPGGFSYGDYLRSGAIARFSKVMTAVKQAADAGKPVLGVCNGFQILLEAGLLPGAMRRNQELKFICRPVQLVVENNGTMFTSAYDKGEVITIPIAHGEGNYYCDEQTLKRLVENKQIVFRYHGENPNGSLMDIAGIVNERGNVLGMMPHPERAVDALLGSADGLKLFRSIVNYWRETHVVTA
- a CDS encoding Hsp20/alpha crystallin family protein: MANENPFTPFSDWTKHWQQFFQNDFWGSIQPLLSSSNKPSSGMNIYKKNHELLIVISLPGLEKIEDAEVYVLHKTLEVKATINLNFKGFDLVEEGIFQGRFEKTVPLPFPVKEDRIEATYHNGLLFIHLHRLIPEEPKKKIVIKKGE